A genomic region of Nostoc sp. UHCC 0702 contains the following coding sequences:
- a CDS encoding ABC transporter ATP-binding protein/permease gives MQTQVVPDKTTKDSPWPFTQFWEDIKVVAQPYWYPTEAGGRAFSDVIRSWAMLILLILLIIGFVTTNAFNSFWNRYVLDIIIEERDLSKYINTLWISTLGIVLSVLLVGFSQYVRKKIALDWYKWLSGYILEKYLSNRAYYRITFRSDINNPDQRISQEIEPITTNALRLSTTFFEKVLQMITFLIVLWTISQQITIYLVVYTVAGNLIAIYLTQGLNKINQEELEFKGDFNYAVTHLRNHAESVAFFQGEDQEGNIIVRRFENLYKTANRRIDWERGLDIFNKAYQSAISIFSMFILTPLFIQDKIDYGEISQASLACFMFSNALGELINEFGASGRFSSYVQRLAEFSEALESVSKPPEKLNTIKVIEDRYIAFEHVTLQTPNYEQVIVEDLSLSVEPGEGLLIIGPSGRGKSSLLRAIAGLWNAGTGRLLRPPLEEMLFLPQRPYIILGTLREQLLYPHRTRQMSDQELKDILQQVNLQNLLTRVEGFDTEVPWENILSLGEQQRLAFARLLITRPSFTILDEATSALDLNNEGHLYQQLQETKTTFISVGHRESLFNYHQWVLELLQDSSWRLITVEDYRLEKLIELNPSEKAQIIIDTSSKKESQSQPKISATRDTSSKKESQTQAKISETRNTSSQKESQSQATTSATIDTSPEKESQSQATTSATRDTTTGLSHKEMQTLTGYSAATIRSRASQGKSITTRDGLIYRYNKDPKVLKWIKQ, from the coding sequence ATGCAAACTCAAGTTGTTCCTGATAAAACCACAAAGGATTCTCCCTGGCCTTTTACTCAATTTTGGGAGGATATCAAAGTGGTTGCTCAACCTTACTGGTATCCAACAGAGGCTGGGGGAAGAGCATTTTCAGATGTAATTCGCTCATGGGCGATGCTCATTCTCCTAATATTGTTAATCATCGGGTTTGTGACCACCAATGCCTTCAATAGCTTCTGGAATCGCTATGTGCTGGATATCATTATTGAAGAGAGAGACCTTTCTAAGTATATTAACACCTTATGGATTTCCACCCTTGGTATTGTCCTGTCAGTGTTATTGGTAGGATTTTCTCAATATGTGAGAAAAAAAATCGCTCTTGATTGGTACAAGTGGTTAAGTGGTTATATTTTAGAAAAATATTTGAGCAATCGTGCGTATTATAGAATCACTTTTAGATCTGATATTAATAACCCAGACCAACGCATATCTCAAGAGATAGAACCAATAACCACCAATGCGTTGAGACTGTCAACTACTTTTTTTGAAAAAGTGCTGCAAATGATCACTTTTTTAATAGTTTTGTGGACAATTTCTCAACAAATCACAATTTATCTGGTTGTTTATACAGTTGCAGGTAACTTAATTGCTATTTATTTAACTCAAGGACTGAATAAAATTAATCAAGAAGAACTCGAGTTTAAAGGTGACTTTAATTACGCCGTGACTCATCTTCGTAATCACGCTGAATCGGTAGCTTTTTTCCAGGGAGAAGACCAAGAAGGAAATATAATTGTCCGCAGATTTGAGAATCTTTATAAGACTGCTAATCGCAGAATCGATTGGGAAAGAGGTCTGGATATTTTCAATAAAGCATATCAGTCTGCTATCAGTATATTTTCAATGTTCATACTCACACCTTTATTTATTCAAGATAAAATTGATTATGGAGAAATTAGCCAAGCTAGTTTAGCTTGCTTTATGTTTTCTAATGCTCTGGGAGAATTAATAAATGAATTTGGAGCTTCAGGAAGATTTTCTAGTTACGTTCAGCGTTTAGCGGAGTTTTCAGAAGCGTTAGAATCTGTTAGCAAACCACCAGAGAAACTGAATACTATTAAAGTAATAGAAGATAGATATATTGCTTTTGAGCATGTCACCTTACAAACGCCAAACTATGAGCAAGTAATCGTTGAAGACTTGTCGCTGTCTGTTGAACCAGGAGAAGGGTTACTGATTATTGGCCCCAGTGGTCGGGGTAAAAGTTCTCTGTTGAGAGCGATAGCTGGTTTATGGAACGCTGGGACTGGTCGTCTGTTGCGACCTCCCCTAGAAGAAATGCTGTTTTTGCCCCAACGCCCTTATATAATTTTGGGAACTTTGCGCGAACAGTTACTCTATCCTCATAGAACTCGGCAAATGAGCGATCAAGAACTCAAAGACATTTTGCAACAAGTTAACCTCCAAAACTTACTTACCCGCGTAGAGGGCTTTGACACAGAAGTTCCTTGGGAAAATATATTATCGTTGGGAGAACAACAACGTCTTGCTTTCGCGCGACTGTTAATTACACGTCCTAGCTTCACCATATTAGATGAAGCAACAAGTGCTTTGGATTTAAACAACGAAGGACATTTGTATCAACAGTTACAAGAAACAAAAACAACTTTTATCAGTGTTGGACATCGGGAGAGTTTGTTCAATTATCATCAATGGGTTCTGGAACTTTTACAAGACTCTAGTTGGCGACTGATTACCGTCGAGGATTATCGGCTGGAAAAATTAATTGAGTTGAATCCCTCCGAAAAAGCTCAAATTATAATAGATACTTCCTCTAAGAAAGAATCACAAAGTCAACCAAAAATCTCAGCAACAAGAGACACTTCCTCTAAGAAGGAATCACAAACCCAAGCAAAAATTTCAGAAACAAGAAATACTTCCTCTCAGAAGGAATCACAAAGCCAAGCAACAACTTCAGCAACAATAGACACTTCTCCTGAGAAGGAATCACAAAGCCAAGCAACAACTTCAGCAACAAGAGATACAACTACAGGGCTTTCTCACAAAGAAATGCAGACGTTAACAGGCTATTCTGCCGCCACCATCAGAAGCAGGGCTAGCCAAGGCAAGTCTATCACTACTAGAGATGGCTTGATCTACCGTTATAACAAAGATCCAAAGGTGTTGAAATGGATCAAACAATAG